One window of Mixophyes fleayi isolate aMixFle1 chromosome 3, aMixFle1.hap1, whole genome shotgun sequence genomic DNA carries:
- the LOC142143195 gene encoding uncharacterized protein LOC142143195, with product MAQERRSTRRTGGGPPLRMEYTTYEEELRQIMPAEIVEGINVQDTDSPSFGQVVESPGPQFSPSARPTPPPSARDSGTDEQAGPSSYQPPQAESLEMSPEPEDLTTITLVTVDAPVSGLQEVSPGPAEPSHHQPAPAPMDPAREMALSIGAFQQQQTLFMDRQTRHMSQIAAQLRRIHRSNSQLPAGINRLATALEQTNVQLAQMTGAVEALHSTVREGNANVTRLAGQLHSEIVARLPAPMSSATTSTASTPSTSV from the exons atggcccaggaaaggaggtcgacaaggcgcacgggtggtggccccccacttcgtatggagtacaccacgtacgaggaggagctgcgccagataatgccggctgaaattgtagagggcataaatgtccaggacaccgactcgccctcttttggccaagtagttg aatcgccaggaccgcagttcagtcccagtgccagacctacacctccaccttcagcgagagattcgggcacagacgagcaagcag ggccctcttcataccagccacctcaggcggagtccctggaaatgtcccctgagccagaggatctaacaaccatcaccctggtaacagtggatgcccctgtgtctggcctccaggaagtttcacctggccctgctgaaccatcacaccaccaacctgcacctgcacctatggacccagccagagaaatggcgctgtctattggcgcattccagcagcaacagacattattcatggacaggcaaactcgccacatgtcccaaattgcggcccagttgaggcggatacaccgctccaatagtcaactccctgctggaatcaaccgtctggcaacagctttagaacagaccaatgtgcagctggcccaaatgactggggctgtggaggccttacattccacagtacgtgagggaaatgccaatgtgacccggctggcagggcaactacattcagaaattgtagcccgtttaccggcacctatgtcttcagccaccaccagtaccgctagtacgcctagcacatctgtatag